In Brassica napus cultivar Da-Ae unplaced genomic scaffold, Da-Ae ScsIHWf_363;HRSCAF=573, whole genome shotgun sequence, a single genomic region encodes these proteins:
- the LOC111199930 gene encoding uncharacterized protein LOC111199930 isoform X3 — protein MGDSVPLKLALPELKYPIGSQPKEKSAINQYSGSDYISIVKSILKPDEMIRVRGSFLGPVMKLSERGLKLSAKIVYAILTRSIVSVKENEAWFHFGAQPMRFSIREFHMMTGLKCSGALEGPRRETERFNWELLKGRSHKLSDVVDQLRNTREDASEERICLAMLILVESILLRKSKGGSFPLEYAKNAQDMTYPWGKEAYIVLLKSIQNAVANHLENKSKFELQGYPLVFLLWILESIPLLRNKFSKCVPTVEVPGPTYLCEKYTEIENPSLDRVLQVEADTKLKVHCILPSIPHDPEDDISIEDKYSDELETVKDVTKKGYKITADDWENRCVDTFDTLDALIQMMANKETGQASTPIDEDSVNEKVNRIITVMEENLKSMKDRMSLLEEENIHLRARVSELEGNSNVFPTNVTQKRSSGTPLSPMSHTQPSSGTPLSPMSHTQPSSETPLSPMSQQPNLTHEETMIESAASPKSQQNEDYTQSSSETPLSPMSQQPNLTNEDTMNESDDETPALDTQVFSPNLTKEKETETSTGERPSNPNQDGKPDDEIVIESPAAQTQVLQKETLEMNETPSSPISPKSIEAQVFTPIQKQQTVTEETYEATQPLTEIISANNKKEDTHAVHYRPSSPLSSLIALVIEENKNALSETETATQYFSTSEGEHSQSSRKNQAEEYLKDTTEPTTELVSTDVSKTQPLTPQTQHLQTSEGDQSDETPSEQNQAEENLKDTTEPTTELVSTYVSKMPPITQQTEHLQTSAIDFSEKNEVEVSRLLAHFQIGAEVEILSTDDEIWYPGKVVDLKLCEGLEELTVEYTTLFTDQHRLQKLQDTITADKIRPATPTSDQKSFEMMDKVEAFYNNGWSSGQISMVLGDNTYSVCLYTSMETILFKHSDLRIHREWKDGVWKMADKVKPDKKRKAAASSQNSGMDNVFLRRSERVPKRSRDTKTPFKSDRNPALTVIPEIIPAVDPFSTPAEHKLSRLQNWMTLKPGMHETSLSINDNKIRKSFFQSMENAKKDLKKEHIDGAFAMLNCRRNENAAWFHNYKIPKACFLPMEFLHCLLSDDLAYKKEKVKGKKIFNDLFKDTVRGKVYPEKTWGEDVDVVYGITLGKKSNVWIGMEIHLKKKRITVYDCFQKESNSIDIPQVKKLAVLISNLLVESSGDEVDKVKMIPFEIEQAQGLPKTKHPFNCGIFLVKILECQSLKIGDMTKINDDNALELRRTLSCEIFNQFVDESFGK, from the exons atgggAGATTCAGTACCTCTAAAACTAGCACTGCCAGAGCTGAAGTATCCTATTGGTTCACAGCCAAAAGAAAAGTCAGCAATCAACCAATACTCTGGTTCAGATTATATCTCTATTGTCAAAAGCATCCTAAAACCAGATGAGATGATAAGAGTCCGAGGATCATTTCTGGGACCTGTAATGAAGCTCAGTGAGAGAGGATTGAAGTTATCAGCAAAGATAGTCTACGCCATTCTCACTAGAAGCATCGTTTCTGTCAAGGAGAATGAAGCCTGGTTCCATTTCGGTGCGCAGCCAATGAGGTTCTCTATAAGAGAATTTCATATGATGACAGGCTTGAAATGTAGTGGTGCATTAGAAGGACCACGAAGGGAAACCGAGAGATTTAATTGGGAATTGCTAAAGGGGCGTAGTCATAAGTTAAGTGACGTGGTGGACCAGCtcagaaacacaagagaagatgcTTCTGAGGAGAGAATATGCCTCGCAATGCTCATCCTGGTAGAGAGCATATTATTGCGGAAGAGCAAAGGAGGGAGTTTTCCTTTGGAATATGCGAAAAATGCACAGGATATGACATATCCATGGGGAAAAGAGGCTTACATTGTGCTCCTGAAGTCAATTCAAAACGCTGTCGCGAATCATTTGGAGAATAAATCCAAATTTGagttgcaaggttatcctctagTATTCCTTCTTTGGATACTAGAGTCGATTCCTTTGCTAAGGAATAAGTTCAGTAAGTGTGTACCAACAGTTGAGGTTCCTGGGCCGACTTACTTGTGTGAAAAATACACTGAGATAGAGAATCCATCACTTGATAGGGTTTTACAGGTTGAAGCTGATACAAAG CTGAAGGTCCATTGCATACTACCTTCTATTCCTCATGATCCAGAAGATGATATCTCCATTGAAGACAAATATAGTGACGAGTTGGaaacagtgaaagatgtaaCAAAGAAAGGGTACAAGATTACAGCCGATGACTGGGAAAATAGGTGTGTAGACACATTTGACACATTGGATGCTCTTATTCAAATGATGGCAAATAAGGAGACTGGCCAAGCTTCTACTCCGATTGATGAGGATTCAGtaaatgaaaaagtgaacaggatCATCACGGTAATGGAGGAGAATCTGAAGAGCATGAAGGATCGAATGTCATTActggaagaagaaaacatacaTCTTAGAGCTCGTGTGTCAGAGTTGGAAGGAAACAGCAATGTTTTTCCCACTAACGTGACACAAAAG CGATCCAGTGGgacacctttatctccaatgtctcacaCGCAACCATCCAGTGGgacacctttatctccaatgtctcacacgcaaccatcgagtgagacacctttatctccaatgtctcaacagcctaatttgacacatgag GAGACAATGATTGAATCAGCTGCATCTCCAAAGTCTCAACAAAATGAG GATTACACGCAATCATCGAGTGAGacgcctttatctccaatgtctcaacagcctaatttgacaaatgag GACACAATGAATGAATCAGATGATGAAACTCCTGCCCTTGATACTCAAGTATTCTCTCCTAATCTGACaaaagag AAAGAAACAGAAACGTCTACCGGTGAGAGGCCATCCAATCCTAATCAAGATGGAAAACCAGATGATGAG ATTGTGATTGAGTCACCTGCTGCTCAGACTCAAGTTTTGCAAAAAGAAACACTGGAAATGAATGagacaccttcttctccaatatCTCCAAAGAGTATTGAGGCTCAAGTTTTTACTCCAATTCAGAAACAGCAg acgGTAACAGAGGAAACGTATGAGGCTACACAGCCATTGACTGAGATCATTTCAGCAAACAATAAAAAG GAGGATACACATGCTGTGCATTACAGACCTTCCTCTCCATTGTCTTCACTAATTGCACTAGTtattgaagaaaataagaatgctttg AGTGAGACAGAAACTGCGACCCAATATTTTTCTACAAGTGAAGGAGAGCATTCACAATCAAGCAGAAAGAATCAAGCGGAAGAATATCTCAAGGATACTACAGAACCTACTACTGAGCTAGTTTCCACAGATGTTTCGAAGACACAGCCTCTTACTCCGCAAACACAGCACCTTCAGACAAGTGAGGGAGATCAATCCGATGAGACACCATCAGAGCAGAATCAAGCAGAAGAAAATCTCAAGGATACTACAGAACCTACTACTGAGCTAGTTTCCACATATGTTTCGAAGATGCCGCCTATTACTCAGCAAACAGAGCATCTTCAGACAAGTGCTAtagatttttcagaaaaaaacgaG GTTGAAGTAAGCAGGCTTCTAGCTCACTTTCAAATAGGCGCAGAGGTTGAAATTTTGTCTACTGATGACGAAATATGGTATCCAGGAAAGGTTGTTGATCTTAAACTGTGTGAAGGACTAGAGGAGCTGACAGTTGAGTACACGACACTCTTCACAGACCAACATAGACTTCAGAAACTTCAGGATACTATCACGGCTGACAAAATACGTCCTGCAACACCAACTAGTGACCAAAAATCCTTTGAGATGATGGATAAGGTAGAAGCCTTCTACAACAATGGCTGGAGCAGCGGACAAATTAGCATGGTACTTGGTGATAACACATACTCGGTGTGTCTCTATACTTCTATGGAAACTATTCTATTCAAACATTCAGATTTGCGAATTCATAGAGAATGGAAAGATGGAGTCTGGAAGATGGCAGATAAG GTGAAGCCTGATAAGAAAAGGAAAGCTGCTGCCTCATCACAAAATTCAGGAATGgataatgttttcctaagaagGAGCGAGAGGGTGCCTAAACGATCTAGAGACACAAAAACTCCATTCAAGTCTGACAGAAATCCGGCTTTAACTGTAATACCTGAGATTATACCTGCAGTTGATCCGTTTTCAACTCCTGCGGAACATAAGCTTTCAAGGCTTCAAAATTGGATGACATTAAAGCCCGGCATGCATGAAAC GTCCCTATCAATCAATGATAATAAGATAAGGAAATCTTTCTTTCAAAGCATGGAAAATGCAAAAAAGGACCTTAAGAAAGAG cacatTGATGGAGCCTTTGCAATGCTAAATTGCAGAAGAAATGAGAATGCTGCTTGGTTCCACAACTACAAGATTCCAAAGGCGTGCTTCCTACCTATGGAGTTCTTGCATTGCTTGCTCTCTGATGATTTGGCttacaagaaagaaaaggtcaaaggtaaaaagattttcaacgatttatttaaagatactGTGAGAGGGAAGGTATATCCAGAGAAGACATGGGGAGAAGATGTTGATGTTGTGTATGGGATTACTCTTGGAAAAAAAAGCAATGTCTGGATTGGGATGGAAattcatttgaagaagaaaagaatcacaGTATATGATTGTTTTCAAAAGGAAAGCAACAGCATTGATATTCCTCAAGTGAAAAAGTTGGCAG TGTTGATTTCTAATCTGCTGGTGGAATCTTCTGGTGATGAGGTAGATAAGGTGAAGATGATTCCATTTGAGATTGAGCAGGCACAAGGTTTACCCAAGACAAAACATCCTTTCAACTGTGGGATATTTCTTGTCAAGATTCTGGAGTGCCAGTCATTGAAGATAGGAGACATGACAAAGATTAATGATGACAATGCATTGGAGCTAAGGAGAACCTTGTCTTGTGAGATCTTCAACCAATTTGTGGATGAGAGCTTTGGGAAATGA